One Pseudodesulfovibrio senegalensis DNA segment encodes these proteins:
- a CDS encoding branched-chain amino acid ABC transporter permease: MDYFLQQLINGVTLGGVYALIALGYTMVYGIIQLINFAHGEFFAAGGYMGVIIISYLAANGVSPVVCIVLGMSLTMVYCAILAMAVEKVAYKPLRNSSRLSVLLSALGMSIFLQNGLMLTQGVYDKPYPTAMTAGGFELGNVMISYMQIYIILITSGLLVALNLLVFKTRIGKAMRATAQDKVMSALVGINSNKIISLTFAIGAGLAAAAGIMVGFYYGSVNYTMGFVPGIKAFAAAVLGGIGNITGAMIGGLIIGMVEIFAAGYLSSEYKDVFAFIILIAVLYFRPTGIMGENVDDTRV, from the coding sequence ATGGACTATTTTCTGCAACAGCTCATCAACGGCGTAACCCTCGGGGGCGTGTACGCGCTCATTGCCCTGGGCTACACCATGGTCTACGGCATCATCCAGCTCATCAACTTTGCCCATGGCGAGTTCTTTGCCGCAGGCGGGTACATGGGCGTGATCATCATCAGCTATCTGGCCGCGAATGGCGTCAGCCCGGTGGTCTGCATCGTGCTCGGCATGAGCCTGACCATGGTCTATTGCGCCATCTTGGCCATGGCCGTGGAAAAGGTGGCCTACAAGCCCCTGCGCAACAGCTCGCGCCTGTCCGTGCTGCTTTCCGCATTGGGTATGTCCATTTTTCTCCAGAACGGCCTCATGCTCACGCAGGGCGTCTACGACAAGCCGTACCCCACGGCCATGACCGCAGGGGGCTTCGAACTGGGCAACGTGATGATTTCCTACATGCAGATATACATAATCCTGATCACTTCGGGACTGCTCGTGGCCCTGAACCTGCTGGTCTTCAAGACGCGCATCGGCAAGGCCATGCGCGCCACTGCGCAGGACAAGGTCATGAGCGCGCTGGTGGGCATCAATTCCAACAAGATCATTTCCCTGACCTTTGCCATCGGCGCAGGTCTTGCCGCGGCCGCAGGCATCATGGTCGGCTTCTATTACGGGTCCGTGAACTACACCATGGGCTTCGTGCCCGGCATCAAGGCATTTGCCGCGGCCGTGCTCGGCGGCATCGGCAACATCACCGGTGCCATGATCGGCGGGCTGATCATCGGCATGGTCGAAATTTTCGCGGCCGGGTATCTTTCCAGCGAATACAAGGACGTGTTCGCCTTCATCATTCTGATCGCGGTGCTGTATTTCAGACCCACCGGCATCATGGGAGAGAACGTTGACGACACAAGAGTCTAG
- a CDS encoding methyl-accepting chemotaxis protein, whose translation MNLKAKIITGFSAALVVTGLVLFSIVSVNTYNDSFTAKSESMASQLAQVDTAINIFLDEAKMNATMLAREPRVLRADDITTMFVDTTTKQLAKALPTDEAGKQVVSLFKLTQATHPSYVEVFIGSKEGAFVTSGDSTNMPAGYDPRKRPWYTTAIREGNRPSMSKAYMSTTGEAVASVTHPILRGGETIGVVGVDISLKNLTNITENIKLGQTGYVLLVQDDGVVLADPKMPDNNFKNASELAPAYSKLVSLGNGDADVTLNDTDMLGVVYTSPKLGWKIIGLMERSEVMAPVYENLWAFSIAIVLCLAVVIAGIWLYVERALVRPIRIIVRFMNLAAKGDYTQRVDIRRKDEIGTMVNALNAMAEKLVDVVQQVVDGSSKVAAGSEELSATSESLAQGATQQAASLEEVSSSMEEMASNISQNAKNAHDTEALADKTSISTEEGGAAVAQTVTAMKQIAEKISIIEEIARQTNLLALNAAIEAARAGEHGKGFAVVAAEVRKLAERSGNAAAEISELSSSSVEVAEKAGTMLADIVPDIKRTAELIQEISEASNEQNTGAEQINKALQQLDNVVQQNASASEEMASTSTDLAGQASQLQQTISFFKIDGSRGTAPRAPKVQSAPRRQTVQKTPPKPVAGKTAAPADSGLALDMSGSDDDFEKF comes from the coding sequence ATGAACCTCAAAGCCAAAATCATCACCGGATTTTCGGCGGCTCTCGTGGTCACCGGGCTGGTATTGTTTTCGATCGTTTCCGTAAACACCTACAACGACTCATTCACAGCCAAAAGCGAATCCATGGCTTCCCAGTTGGCGCAGGTGGATACGGCCATCAACATTTTCCTTGATGAAGCCAAGATGAACGCCACCATGCTTGCCAGGGAGCCGAGAGTCCTGCGGGCCGACGACATTACCACGATGTTTGTCGACACCACCACAAAACAGTTGGCAAAGGCCCTGCCCACGGATGAAGCCGGGAAGCAGGTGGTCAGCCTGTTCAAACTGACACAGGCCACCCACCCGAGTTATGTCGAAGTCTTCATCGGCAGCAAGGAAGGCGCTTTCGTGACTTCGGGCGACAGCACCAACATGCCCGCGGGCTACGACCCGCGCAAACGCCCCTGGTACACCACGGCCATCCGCGAGGGCAACAGACCCTCCATGTCCAAGGCCTACATGTCCACCACGGGCGAGGCCGTGGCCAGCGTCACGCACCCCATTCTGCGCGGCGGCGAAACCATCGGCGTGGTGGGCGTTGACATTTCGCTCAAGAACCTCACCAACATCACCGAAAACATCAAACTGGGTCAAACCGGCTACGTATTGCTGGTGCAGGACGACGGCGTGGTCCTGGCCGACCCCAAAATGCCGGACAACAACTTCAAGAACGCCTCCGAGCTTGCCCCTGCCTATTCCAAACTCGTTTCCCTGGGCAACGGAGACGCAGACGTGACCCTGAACGATACGGACATGCTCGGCGTGGTCTACACCTCCCCGAAACTCGGCTGGAAGATCATCGGCCTCATGGAACGATCCGAGGTAATGGCCCCGGTCTACGAAAACCTCTGGGCCTTCTCCATCGCCATCGTCCTCTGTCTGGCCGTGGTCATCGCGGGCATCTGGCTCTATGTGGAGCGGGCGCTCGTCAGGCCCATCCGGATCATCGTGCGATTCATGAACCTCGCGGCCAAGGGTGACTACACCCAGCGGGTGGACATCCGGCGCAAGGACGAAATCGGCACCATGGTCAACGCCCTGAACGCCATGGCCGAAAAGCTGGTGGACGTTGTGCAGCAGGTGGTGGACGGCAGCTCGAAGGTGGCCGCAGGCAGCGAAGAACTCTCGGCCACGTCCGAATCGCTGGCACAGGGAGCCACCCAGCAGGCAGCTTCGCTTGAAGAGGTCTCCTCCTCCATGGAAGAAATGGCCTCCAACATCAGCCAGAACGCCAAGAACGCCCACGACACCGAGGCCCTGGCAGACAAGACATCCATAAGCACCGAGGAAGGCGGTGCAGCCGTGGCCCAGACAGTGACGGCCATGAAGCAGATTGCGGAAAAGATTTCCATCATCGAGGAAATCGCGCGGCAGACCAACCTGCTGGCCCTGAACGCGGCCATCGAGGCGGCGCGGGCAGGCGAACACGGCAAGGGATTCGCCGTGGTTGCCGCGGAAGTGCGCAAGCTGGCCGAACGCTCGGGCAACGCGGCCGCCGAAATCAGCGAACTGTCCTCCTCCAGCGTGGAGGTCGCGGAAAAGGCGGGCACCATGCTCGCGGACATCGTGCCGGACATCAAGCGCACCGCCGAACTGATTCAGGAAATATCAGAAGCATCCAACGAGCAGAATACCGGGGCCGAGCAGATCAACAAGGCGCTCCAGCAACTGGACAACGTGGTGCAGCAGAATGCCTCGGCCTCCGAGGAAATGGCCTCCACGTCCACGGACCTGGCAGGTCAGGCCAGCCAGTTGCAGCAGACGATCTCCTTCTTCAAGATCGACGGTTCGCGTGGCACCGCGCCCCGCGCCCCCAAGGTGCAATCCGCACCCCGCAGGCAGACGGTGCAGAAGACGCCTCCCAAGCCTGTGGCCGGAAAGACCGCGGCGCCCGCAGACAGCGGGCTGGCGCTGGACATGTCCGGTTCGGACGACGACTTTGAAAAGTTCTGA
- a CDS encoding ABC transporter ATP-binding protein, with product MANLTLSDISVRFGGLQALTDVNFSVAEGDVVGLIGPNGAGKTTVFNVITGVYKASDGNVRYDDSVITGMRPYQVLNMGIARTFQNIRLFQNMTALENCMVAQHCRSRCGVFRSILRSPSQRREEARIEEKSRAALEFMGLADYESEVASNMPYGHQRRLEIARALASEPKTILLDEPAAGLNPAESHELMETIGRVAKLGINVLMVEHDMKVVMGICTRIVVLDHGVMIAEGLPEQIQKDPKVIEAYLGQ from the coding sequence ATGGCTAATCTAACTCTTTCGGACATCAGCGTACGTTTTGGCGGACTTCAGGCGCTTACTGACGTTAATTTTTCCGTTGCCGAGGGCGACGTTGTGGGGCTGATCGGTCCCAACGGCGCAGGCAAGACCACGGTTTTCAACGTCATTACCGGCGTGTACAAGGCTTCGGACGGCAATGTCCGGTATGACGACAGCGTCATCACCGGGATGCGTCCGTACCAGGTCCTGAACATGGGCATTGCCCGCACTTTTCAGAATATCCGTCTTTTTCAGAATATGACCGCACTCGAAAACTGCATGGTGGCCCAGCATTGCCGGAGCCGTTGCGGTGTTTTCCGGTCCATCCTGCGTTCGCCGTCGCAACGCAGGGAAGAGGCACGCATCGAGGAGAAATCCCGAGCCGCTCTCGAATTCATGGGCCTTGCAGATTACGAGAGCGAGGTGGCTTCCAATATGCCTTATGGGCACCAGCGCAGGCTGGAGATCGCCCGGGCCCTGGCCTCGGAGCCGAAGACCATCCTGCTGGACGAGCCGGCCGCCGGGCTGAACCCCGCGGAGAGCCATGAACTTATGGAAACCATCGGACGCGTAGCGAAACTCGGCATCAACGTCCTCATGGTCGAGCACGACATGAAGGTGGTCATGGGCATCTGCACCCGCATCGTGGTGCTGGACCATGGCGTGATGATTGCCGAAGGACTTCCCGAACAGATCCAGAAGGATCCGAAGGTGATCGAAGCATATCTCGGCCAATAG
- a CDS encoding PAS domain-containing hybrid sensor histidine kinase/response regulator yields MRCLTEMNATDRERLERRVREHAEKHEGFARIMSCSVAVFDTYVSAIRDICVRIEAEGHAAQRDYSGLDSLAARLVSRCLTQGGSLQFTLLLVQCFREAFLDHLELYAASDHVSEQCPGLIRELHDVLERSIVREWENLEQASRLARDHDNPAAAAVFWQLPEPVLLHSRGGDIMDANPAACLFFGIPVERIRTLRLQDMEAPAAAGGRGRKQAIPGPGEVQSYRTVFTGVRGRRVTCEVLCRQANLDESVFYISTLRDITDMRKQEKRLRDAGRVMEMRMDKNVQRLREINARFQAVLDNSPMALFIVDMDGRHLVANAAWCSMLGKKQDAVLDSHMSEVLPPDSAKAMQDVLAMAERKQDAVGLDARLEVGEKEVRISGTLFPLPDENGAMTACCGMAMDVTRSQRAEERGRALARQNALILNSAGEGIFGMDSERRVTFANPAAAEMLGWEVAEIIGSDAHALLLHSDEEGLPRPILRCPICRVLETARPSRGESILWCKNGVAIPVTYTAVPLRSGVDVEGVVVTFSDISEHKRIEHELIMAKERAELGSQAKTQFLANMSHELRTPLNGILGLVQLMLETERNKNKREYLTMVREASNRLLGLVRNLLDLSNIKSGRIERTDTRFALRQSLSTLVETISVQAKLKSLEFVSFIDESLPEQWYGDIVHIKQALNNLLKNAIQYTPSGRVMLDIREQPGGVDGVRMVRFTVTDTGTGIPEDMQERIFDSFALGEDYLTKKYSGSGVGLSIARKLVDLLGGELNMNSKPGAGSVFSFTAALTPAHREEDLPTPSGLRILYAEDEFTNQRMVQGVLSRAGHEVVLASDGAEALKTLSQSEFDLVLMDIQMPVLDGLETTRRIRKDMKLDLPVIALTAFAGEDDLNRFEAVGMSGLLHKPFELSELLKTLEDHAGAAA; encoded by the coding sequence ATGCGTTGCCTGACGGAAATGAATGCGACGGACAGGGAGCGGCTGGAACGAAGAGTGCGCGAACATGCCGAAAAGCATGAGGGTTTTGCGCGCATCATGTCCTGTTCCGTGGCTGTTTTCGACACCTATGTGTCGGCCATTCGTGATATCTGCGTGCGCATCGAGGCCGAAGGGCATGCGGCACAGCGGGATTATTCCGGGCTGGATTCTCTGGCCGCCCGGCTGGTTTCGCGCTGCCTGACCCAGGGCGGCTCCCTGCAATTCACATTGCTTCTTGTGCAGTGTTTTCGCGAGGCGTTTCTCGATCATCTGGAACTGTATGCGGCATCGGACCATGTGTCTGAACAATGCCCGGGCCTGATTCGAGAACTGCATGACGTTCTTGAGCGGTCAATAGTCCGGGAGTGGGAGAACCTCGAGCAGGCGTCCCGCCTGGCGCGGGATCATGACAACCCCGCGGCCGCGGCTGTCTTCTGGCAACTTCCCGAGCCTGTGCTGCTGCATTCTCGCGGTGGCGACATCATGGACGCCAACCCTGCTGCCTGTCTGTTTTTCGGGATTCCCGTGGAGCGGATCCGGACCTTGCGGCTGCAGGATATGGAAGCTCCGGCCGCTGCGGGCGGGCGAGGGCGAAAGCAGGCCATACCCGGTCCCGGAGAGGTGCAGTCCTATCGGACCGTGTTTACCGGAGTCCGCGGCAGGCGCGTCACGTGCGAGGTGCTGTGCCGTCAGGCCAATCTGGACGAATCCGTATTCTACATCAGCACGCTGCGCGACATCACGGACATGCGCAAACAGGAAAAACGGCTGCGGGACGCCGGGCGCGTCATGGAGATGCGCATGGACAAGAATGTGCAGCGCCTGCGTGAAATCAACGCCCGCTTCCAGGCCGTGCTCGACAACAGCCCCATGGCCCTGTTCATCGTCGATATGGATGGCAGGCATCTGGTGGCCAACGCCGCATGGTGTTCCATGCTGGGTAAAAAGCAGGACGCGGTGTTGGACAGTCATATGTCCGAGGTACTGCCGCCGGACAGCGCAAAGGCAATGCAGGACGTTCTGGCGATGGCCGAACGGAAGCAGGATGCCGTGGGTCTGGATGCCCGTCTGGAGGTAGGCGAAAAGGAAGTGCGTATTTCCGGAACCCTGTTTCCCTTGCCGGACGAGAACGGCGCCATGACGGCCTGTTGCGGTATGGCCATGGACGTGACCAGAAGCCAACGTGCCGAGGAACGCGGGCGCGCGCTGGCACGGCAGAACGCACTGATCCTCAACTCCGCGGGGGAAGGCATTTTCGGCATGGACAGTGAACGCAGGGTGACCTTTGCGAATCCTGCAGCGGCGGAAATGCTGGGCTGGGAGGTTGCCGAGATCATCGGTTCGGATGCCCATGCACTGCTTCTCCATTCGGACGAAGAGGGGCTGCCGCGTCCGATCCTGCGGTGTCCCATATGCCGTGTTCTGGAAACGGCGCGCCCGAGCAGGGGAGAGAGCATCCTGTGGTGCAAGAACGGCGTTGCCATTCCCGTGACCTATACGGCCGTACCCCTGCGCAGCGGAGTCGATGTGGAGGGCGTTGTTGTGACCTTCAGCGACATCAGCGAACACAAGCGCATCGAACACGAGTTGATCATGGCCAAGGAACGGGCCGAACTGGGCAGTCAGGCCAAAACACAGTTTCTCGCCAACATGAGCCACGAGTTGCGCACCCCGCTCAATGGCATTCTCGGTCTTGTGCAGCTCATGTTGGAAACCGAGCGCAACAAGAACAAGCGCGAATACCTGACAATGGTTCGCGAAGCCTCGAACCGGCTGCTGGGGCTGGTGCGCAATCTTCTGGATCTTTCCAATATCAAGTCCGGGCGCATTGAGCGGACAGACACACGCTTTGCCCTGCGCCAGAGCCTGTCCACGTTGGTGGAAACCATTTCCGTGCAGGCCAAGCTGAAGTCGTTGGAATTTGTCAGTTTCATCGATGAATCCCTGCCCGAGCAATGGTACGGGGACATCGTGCACATCAAGCAGGCGTTGAATAACCTGCTCAAAAACGCCATTCAGTATACGCCGTCGGGACGCGTCATGCTCGATATACGCGAACAGCCCGGGGGTGTGGACGGGGTGCGGATGGTGCGCTTCACGGTGACGGATACGGGCACGGGCATTCCCGAGGACATGCAGGAAAGGATTTTCGACAGCTTTGCCCTGGGTGAGGATTACCTGACCAAAAAGTATAGCGGTTCCGGGGTGGGGCTGAGCATTGCCCGCAAGCTGGTGGACCTGCTTGGCGGCGAGCTGAACATGAACAGCAAGCCCGGTGCGGGCAGCGTGTTCTCCTTCACGGCCGCGCTGACCCCGGCGCATAGGGAGGAGGATTTACCGACGCCTTCCGGACTGCGTATCCTGTATGCCGAGGACGAGTTCACCAACCAGCGCATGGTGCAGGGGGTTCTTTCACGGGCCGGGCATGAGGTGGTGCTGGCCTCGGACGGGGCCGAAGCCCTGAAGACGTTGTCCCAGTCCGAATTCGACCTGGTGCTCATGGACATCCAGATGCCGGTGCTGGACGGGTTGGAAACCACCCGTCGCATCCGCAAGGATATGAAGCTGGACCTGCCGGTCATCGCCCTGACCGCCTTTGCCGGGGAGGACGACCTGAACCGGTTCGAGGCCGTGGGCATGAGCGGGTTGCTGCACAAGCCTTTCGAGTTGAGCGAGTTGCTCAAGACCCTTGAGGATCATGCCGGAGCCGCCGCATGA
- a CDS encoding acyltransferase family protein, with product MVEVDHRGAADPGISSGTSVRFDYLDNIKWTLAVLVILHHSAAVAGLDPFPINLPHVHPSERYQYGILRTFQSINQGFFMSLFFFISAYFVRPSYAKKGPWLFMKGKLKRLGIPTVLTILLIDPVALSIASDGAFWDAMRLVVPSYADMLQSWNMIMGVTWFCWALIVFNAVYVLVRAVAPSGKVAPALPAPFPGFFKILLFATAMVPVNFLALHAMNVVGEDFLGFHLLKYFPMYVAMFCFGLLAQKNQWLDELNLKHAFTWIVVWIMARVFLNPLSLMVSRPFEVIGMSIFLLYSYKTLFNSTTYWSRRLSRVAYAAYVIQVVPLCLIGKMYEPHMTQYPLVNFVLIGISGVIITFSLAHFICKTPVLRRVF from the coding sequence ATGGTAGAAGTGGACCACAGGGGTGCAGCCGACCCCGGTATATCATCAGGGACCAGTGTGCGGTTCGACTATCTGGACAACATCAAGTGGACGCTTGCCGTGTTGGTCATCCTGCACCATTCTGCGGCAGTTGCCGGACTTGACCCGTTTCCCATCAATCTTCCTCACGTCCACCCCTCGGAGCGTTATCAATACGGCATTCTTCGTACCTTTCAGTCGATTAACCAGGGCTTTTTCATGAGCCTGTTCTTCTTTATCTCAGCGTATTTCGTCAGGCCGTCCTATGCGAAAAAGGGGCCTTGGTTGTTCATGAAGGGGAAACTCAAACGACTGGGTATACCCACTGTCCTGACAATACTGTTGATTGATCCGGTCGCGTTGAGCATTGCAAGTGATGGAGCCTTTTGGGATGCCATGCGGCTGGTCGTTCCATCGTACGCAGACATGTTGCAATCATGGAATATGATTATGGGTGTCACGTGGTTTTGCTGGGCACTGATTGTGTTTAATGCTGTCTACGTTTTAGTACGGGCGGTTGCTCCATCCGGCAAAGTCGCTCCCGCATTGCCCGCTCCCTTTCCCGGCTTTTTCAAGATACTGTTGTTCGCAACAGCCATGGTTCCTGTTAACTTCTTGGCTTTACATGCCATGAACGTGGTCGGAGAGGATTTTCTGGGATTCCACTTGTTGAAGTATTTCCCCATGTATGTGGCCATGTTCTGTTTCGGCCTTCTGGCCCAGAAAAATCAGTGGCTTGATGAATTGAACTTGAAGCACGCTTTCACCTGGATCGTCGTATGGATTATGGCCAGAGTCTTTTTGAACCCGCTGTCTCTGATGGTCAGTCGTCCTTTTGAAGTGATCGGCATGAGTATTTTCCTTCTGTACAGTTACAAGACGTTGTTCAATTCCACCACATATTGGTCCAGGCGCCTTTCACGTGTGGCGTATGCCGCATACGTCATTCAAGTTGTCCCATTGTGCCTTATCGGGAAAATGTATGAGCCGCATATGACGCAGTACCCGTTGGTTAACTTTGTTTTGATCGGGATTTCCGGGGTCATTATAACGTTTTCACTGGCTCATTTTATCTGCAAGACACCTGTTTTGAGACGGGTATTCTGA
- a CDS encoding branched-chain amino acid ABC transporter substrate-binding protein yields the protein MKRILILALVLAVSLASAAASAETLKLGSMSPLTGPYAADGNDIANGVRTAIEVVKAEGGIPGFDDITLSAQDTACDPRQAVAAANKLINDGVSAVIGAYCSSATLPASETLDEEDIIMLTPGSTNENVTERGLQNMFRTCGRDDDQSKAAIAFMKDYLKAKSIYLVDDKTAYSQGLADNVEKASPAAGVQVLGHDHVNQGDKDFSAVLTKVKAANPDVFYVSLQNSATGALLVIQAKRMGIDAVYLAQDAVYHPQLISIAKKDAEGMFLTFGYVDTDSPSYQKFIKAYEPKYGQPGAYSTYAYDSAMAYMAAVKKAGSTELPAVRGALLSMEFKGASKTFRYKENGDSGSNYIIRKVEGGKFVDYWNAQTGEKF from the coding sequence ATGAAACGCATTTTGATTCTGGCGCTTGTGCTGGCCGTGTCCCTGGCTTCGGCAGCCGCCTCTGCCGAAACCTTGAAACTGGGCAGCATGAGTCCGCTTACCGGGCCTTATGCCGCGGACGGCAACGACATCGCCAACGGTGTTCGTACCGCCATTGAGGTCGTCAAGGCCGAAGGTGGCATTCCGGGTTTTGACGACATCACCCTGTCCGCGCAGGACACGGCATGTGACCCGCGTCAGGCCGTGGCCGCCGCCAACAAGCTCATCAACGACGGCGTGAGCGCGGTCATCGGCGCATACTGCTCCAGTGCCACGCTGCCCGCTTCCGAGACGTTGGACGAAGAAGACATCATCATGCTCACGCCCGGTTCCACCAACGAGAACGTGACCGAGCGCGGGCTTCAGAACATGTTCCGCACCTGCGGCCGCGACGATGACCAGTCCAAGGCCGCCATCGCCTTCATGAAGGATTACCTGAAGGCCAAGAGCATTTATCTGGTGGACGACAAGACCGCGTATTCGCAGGGTCTTGCCGACAACGTGGAAAAGGCCAGCCCGGCCGCCGGCGTGCAGGTGCTCGGCCACGACCATGTCAACCAGGGCGACAAGGACTTCTCCGCCGTGCTGACCAAGGTCAAGGCTGCCAACCCGGACGTGTTCTACGTTTCCCTGCAGAACTCTGCCACGGGCGCGCTGCTGGTCATCCAGGCCAAGCGCATGGGCATCGACGCCGTGTATCTTGCACAGGACGCCGTGTACCACCCGCAGCTCATCTCCATTGCCAAGAAGGACGCCGAAGGCATGTTCCTGACCTTCGGGTATGTGGACACCGATTCCCCGTCCTACCAGAAGTTCATCAAGGCCTATGAGCCCAAGTATGGCCAGCCCGGTGCATATTCAACCTATGCTTACGATTCGGCCATGGCCTACATGGCCGCAGTGAAGAAGGCCGGCTCCACCGAGCTCCCGGCAGTGCGCGGCGCGCTTCTGTCCATGGAGTTCAAGGGTGCCTCCAAGACCTTCCGCTACAAGGAAAACGGCGACTCCGGTTCCAACTACATCATCCGCAAGGTCGAAGGCGGAAAGTTTGTGGACTACTGGAACGCCCAGACCGGCGAAAAGTTCTAG
- a CDS encoding ABC transporter ATP-binding protein has protein sequence MADNNDIILELKNVTSAYGKIAALKGISLYVRKGEIVSIIGANGAGKSTTLMTICNIVRATGGDILYRGERINDVNSDHLPGMGLCQVPEGRRIFPRLSVTENLEMGAFFRRDASAIAEDMERVYDFFPKLRERRRQLGGTLSGGEQQMLAIGRAIMSRPKLLLLDEPSMGLAPLIVQQIFRIIEEINSQGVTVLLVEQNANLALQAASRGYVLETGSVVMEDEADALLHNEDIRKAYLGE, from the coding sequence ATGGCAGACAACAACGATATCATACTGGAACTGAAAAACGTTACCTCGGCCTACGGCAAGATCGCCGCGCTCAAGGGCATCTCCCTTTACGTGCGCAAGGGCGAGATCGTCTCCATCATCGGGGCCAACGGCGCGGGCAAGTCCACCACGCTCATGACCATCTGCAACATCGTGCGCGCCACCGGGGGAGACATCCTGTACCGGGGCGAGCGCATCAACGACGTCAATTCCGATCATCTGCCCGGCATGGGCCTGTGTCAGGTGCCCGAGGGCCGCAGGATCTTTCCGCGCCTGAGCGTGACCGAGAATCTGGAAATGGGCGCGTTTTTCCGGCGCGACGCCTCGGCCATTGCCGAGGACATGGAGCGGGTCTACGACTTTTTTCCCAAGTTGCGCGAACGTCGACGCCAGCTGGGCGGCACCCTTTCCGGGGGAGAGCAGCAGATGCTGGCCATCGGCCGCGCCATCATGAGCCGTCCCAAATTGCTGCTGTTGGACGAGCCGTCCATGGGCCTTGCCCCGCTCATCGTGCAGCAGATTTTCCGCATCATTGAGGAAATCAACAGTCAGGGCGTGACCGTGCTTCTCGTGGAGCAGAATGCGAACCTCGCATTGCAGGCGGCCAGCCGCGGCTATGTGCTGGAAACAGGCTCCGTGGTCATGGAAGACGAGGCCGATGCCCTGTTGCACAACGAGGATATCCGCAAGGCCTACCTCGGCGAATGA
- the livM gene encoding high-affinity branched-chain amino acid ABC transporter permease LivM → MTTQESRKRWTSFGIGLIWLLIILWPLLGIKPEGLEFASTFSVWIRLAVAGLCIMIVFELNRAGIFDSVKKTGSSVKGVTQRAYAATPNWLLICVGLAFAIAFPAMTGRYGHDVACNVLIYVCLGLGLNIVVGLAGLLDLGYIAFYGVGAYTYALLSIHYGISFWLCLPVAGLLAAIAGCIIGYPTLRMRGDYLAIVTLGFGEIVRLILNNWMELTNGPNGLMGVKRPGLYWLDFANGWSIEHLWVKKVWMFYYVILFIAICTIIAVYRLNYSRIGRAWEAIREDETAAELMGVNTFLLKLLAYASGAVFAGFAGSFFAARMRFVSPESFTFLESAMVLAMVVLGGMGSIPGVMLGALALIALPEAFREFDTYRMLVFGGVMTLMMLVRPKGLWPAKRVGRRSEEAE, encoded by the coding sequence TTGACGACACAAGAGTCTAGAAAACGGTGGACATCGTTCGGCATCGGCCTGATCTGGCTGCTCATCATCCTTTGGCCGCTTCTGGGCATCAAGCCCGAGGGGTTGGAGTTCGCCTCCACGTTCTCGGTCTGGATTCGTCTGGCCGTGGCCGGCCTGTGCATCATGATCGTGTTCGAGCTCAACCGTGCCGGAATCTTCGATTCGGTCAAGAAAACCGGGTCTTCGGTCAAGGGGGTCACGCAGCGCGCGTATGCGGCCACGCCCAACTGGCTGCTCATTTGCGTGGGCCTGGCCTTTGCCATTGCGTTCCCGGCCATGACCGGGCGCTACGGCCATGACGTGGCCTGCAACGTGCTCATCTACGTGTGCCTCGGGCTGGGCCTGAACATCGTGGTGGGGCTGGCCGGGCTGCTGGACCTCGGATACATCGCCTTTTACGGGGTGGGAGCCTACACCTATGCGCTTCTGTCCATCCATTACGGAATTTCCTTCTGGCTCTGCCTGCCCGTTGCCGGGCTGCTGGCCGCCATAGCCGGGTGCATCATCGGCTATCCGACCCTGCGTATGCGCGGGGATTATCTGGCCATCGTGACGCTGGGATTCGGTGAGATCGTGCGCCTGATCCTGAACAACTGGATGGAACTGACCAACGGTCCCAACGGCCTCATGGGCGTCAAGCGTCCGGGCCTGTACTGGCTCGATTTCGCCAACGGCTGGTCCATCGAGCATCTCTGGGTCAAGAAGGTCTGGATGTTCTATTACGTGATCCTGTTCATCGCCATCTGCACCATCATCGCGGTATACCGGCTCAATTATTCGCGCATCGGACGGGCCTGGGAGGCCATCCGCGAGGACGAGACCGCCGCAGAGCTCATGGGCGTGAACACCTTTTTGCTCAAGCTGCTGGCCTATGCGTCCGGCGCTGTGTTCGCCGGATTCGCCGGGTCATTCTTTGCCGCACGGATGCGTTTTGTCAGCCCGGAATCGTTCACCTTTCTTGAGTCGGCCATGGTGCTGGCCATGGTGGTTCTGGGCGGCATGGGCTCCATTCCCGGGGTCATGCTCGGGGCGCTGGCGCTCATTGCCCTGCCCGAAGCGTTCCGCGAGTTCGACACCTACCGCATGCTGGTCTTCGGCGGCGTGATGACGCTGATGATGCTGGTGCGGCCCAAGGGACTGTGGCCGGCCAAGCGCGTGGGCCGCAGGTCCGAGGAAGCTGAGTAG